DNA from uncultured Ilyobacter sp.:
ACTGTGGTCTCTCTTATTTTTATCTCTCCGATGTAATTTATATTGAGTGCTTCTAACTGCCTTTCGTTCATCCGAAAATTAGATTTCAGATCTCCATTTTCAGTATCGATAATGGCGTTTTTATAATTAAGACGTTCTCTTATCAGATTATCATCAACAACTGCATTTTTTATTCTTATATCTACTGTATCCACAATCATTCCTCCCTAGGTTAAAACAACATTATATATACTACAACGTATCTGCATATACATTCAAGATGTAAAATAAGCAATCAGATTCCGCCGGCGGAACGATTGATGGAATATTTCTTATAACTAAACCCTCTGGTTTTTGACAGTTTCGTTTTTCCGTATGATAATTCCCTTATCTTAAAAAACGGGGGTTACATTATGAACGAAGAAATCCTATATAACAAGGGCATAGGCACTATTTTCTTAGCAGTAGATACTAAATATTCCGAAGCAGGAATTGCCAAGGTTAGAACAACATACTAAGTTCTTGCAACAGTTGCTTTAGAACAAAACTATCTTTTAAAATAAACAAAAAAACAAACCCTCTTTCTTCTTTTCTTCTTTTCTTCTTTTCTTAGAGACCTCTGGAGGCCAATGAAATCAACGATTTTTTGACCTAACTATTAAAAGATTTAGGCTAAGCATTAAAAGATTTAGGCTGAGTATTAAACACTAAATGCTCGTTTTAATACTTCTGCATGTCAAGTCAATAAAACTAAGCTTTTTGTTTTTTCGACTTTTAAAAAACTGATACGTATGTATATAAAGAAACACGCTAAAGGTTAAAAGATTTAGGCTAACTATTAAAAGATTTAGGCTAAGCATTAAATACTAAATGCTCATTTTAATACTTCTGCATGTCAAGTCAATAAAACTAAGCTTTTTGTTTTTTCGACTTTTAAAAAACTGATACGTATGTATATAAAGAAACACGCTAAAGGTTAAAAGATTTACGCTATGTGTTGAAAACGTCAACTTGCATTTACACCTTTAAACGATGAAACCTGGTAAAATCAAAGATAAAAATGCAGAGTTTAAAGAAAAAGTGAGAAATGAAATGGATTCTTTCCGGAATAATCACCATCTTCCATAGGTGAAAATAAGGATATGTATACTGCAAACACATAGTGGTATATGCAAGAATTTAAAGAAATTAGACTAAATTCCGCACGCTGAGTCAATTGAACGGATGTTACTTTTTCAAAAAACCTCCAGTTTTTGACAACTTGTCTTTTTCGTAGGATAATTTTCCTATGCCAAATAAAACGGAGGTTTATACCATGAACAAAGAAATCTTATATAACAAGGGCATAGACACTATTTGCCTTGTTGTAGATACTAAATATTCAGAGGCAGAAATTACCAAGCTTAGAGCAACATACCCCGTTCTTGCAACAGTTAACAAAGTAACTATTACCAACGACGGACGATATAAAAAAATTGTCTTCCAGCCTTCTAACTACATTGATAGAACAAAACTCCTCGATAATGGAGATTTGTTCTATCAATGTATAAAAGAGTCTCTTGCCATTTTAGATGGCACTGTTATTTCGCTAGACAGGATCGATATCGCCATGGACTCAAAGGAAAAGCTAAATAACTACAAACAGCTGGCAAGATTGACCATTCTATGTGCTGCATCTAGAAAAAACATCAGAAAAGCCTTTACTGTAAAGAATCTTTTCGACCTAAAAGAGAAGACTGTAAAACTAAGTTCCGATAGATTTGTTATGACATTTTACTGCCGTGAAGATAAGCCGCTCCACGAAGCTGAATTCAGAATAGAGATAAGGTATCAGAAGCTTTCACAGAGCGACTGGGAAAATGAAGCAAAAGAGATGGTAGGGAAAACAATAGAACTATTTACTAACTTAGAGGACCATGTTAAAGAAGTGGAGGACGTTCTTATACCTGTACTTATTGACCTCTATCAAGAAGAGATACAAGAAGGGATTCTTCTAAATTTTTCAGGGTTCATGGATAAGTATTCTGACTTCTTCTACACAAAGAGAATATTTTCCGAAGTTTATAAGTTGTCAGAATTAAAGGGAAATGAAAATAATTGGTTAAAAAAGTTTAGAAAAAATAGACCTACTGCACTTAGTTTCGACTCTAAACACTCAGTAAAACAATTATCATCAGAAGTAAGAAAAAACTTAAAAACATATCTGAAAACCTTCTGATTTATTTTTTCAAAATGGTATACCAATGGTACCCAAATTTGATAAAAATTACAATGTGCATTTACCTATTCTAGACCAATAATATTAGTATCTAGAAACGATTTGGTACAAATTTCTTTGACCTAGCGTAAGATAGCGCAAAATCAACTGTCCCCAACCTATGTCTAAGCAACTCTTTGGCATAGCATTAAGTATTACTATACGCAAGACATTTGTTTATTGCTAAGGGAAAAACCTTAGTAAGAAACAGACGGTCCTCTTCGTAAACCATATATAATACTCGTTTCTACAAATGGTTGTGCATAGCGCGTGTGTTACATAATTTCCCGTATTTAACCGTTGTACTTTTGAAACAACTCTCTCATCGTGTTGAAAACCCAGTGTTTTCAAGGGTTTTCTCGTAGGGAGATATTTTTCGCTATTGTTGATAATGCTAGTAAACAATCTAGGTTTGGTATTTGCAATGTTAACACTGATCTTCCTGATAACAGCGTGGCTAGAGCTTTTTTACATAATCCGAGAGATAATTTTTACTCAGCACTGTCACAAACTAGATTATTTTCTATTCAGATATACGGAAAAACTATACCTGGGCAGAGGTTTCATCGCGATCAAGTTTTGAAGCTGCTAAAATAACGCATTCTGAGGTAAATATCAATGTATTTTCACAACTAAGACACAAGTTATTTAAGCTTTGATTATGATTCTTACATAAAGTTGATAAGTCACTGAGTTCTGATGTATATACACTTTTTCCGCGCCGACGAAAAATACCTATTCAAAACCTTTGCTTAAGTACACACAGACAACATGCTTTAATACTTCGTTCCATAAAAAAAAATAGCTAACCTATAATGGTTACCTCATCATCTGTTTTTTCGATTATATATTCTCGATACAAGATTAGGGTGGCAGCCACCTTGGGGAGATGACTGCCGAGTACTGCAGTATTGGTTGGAAAGGCCAACGTCGACTATTCTAACACAAAACTATAATTTGATGAACCTACCTTTCATCTATACACCCTCTTTTTTCCGCCGGCGGAGAATTTTAAGCAAATCTCTCAACGAATTCTCTACAGGCTTTCACTACATCAGTAGATTTTCCGTTTTTTACCAACCACATGAAGTAACCTCTGTCTTTAACGTAGAGTTCTTCAAGAGCCAAGCCTTTGTATTTTCCAAAGGTAAGTCTAAAAGGTTTATAGGAATTTTTGGAAGGTTTGAGAGGATTGACGGCAGTTCTCACAGAAACAGGTTTTATCTCCGGTTTTTCCTCTGGAACAATTCTTTCATTTCCAGAGATTATCGGCTTAACTTTGAAATAATAGCCATTCCCCTTTTTCTCTATAGGAAACCAGTTGTTCTTCAGGTCATAAAGATATCTGCCGAGGCCCCATCCTGAGGATGCCACACGTTTAAATGCCGACGAGATACCTCCCTTGATACTTTCAAACTCTGTTATCTGTGCACCGTCTTCCTTGGAGATCCACTCACCTTCTATTCTAAGTGAGAGAGTGCAAATAAAACCTCCGTCAATTTCTTTATATGACATTCTCCAGTTATTGACACCAATAACATTGTCAAGTCTGTTCTGTATGGCTCTGGCTTCTACATAGGCGAGTGCTAGGCCCATAGTTTTATCTCTATTTGTTGCACCCACTCTGTACTCTAACTCGCTATCTTTAAAAGGTACTCTCAACTCTGCCATTATTTGCTCAACTGACTTATTTTTCATAGCTATACCTCCTATTATATTTGTAAATGATGATAATCTATTCCAATGATTTTAGTATTCATCGTCATATCTGGTAATAATTGTCTCTTCATAGGACTCTAGCCGATCAAAACCTTCATCCCAGAAGAGATTACGCAGTTCATCTACTTCAAAGTCGTCTTCGCAAGAAGACACAACTATGGAATCGTAGTTATTGTCCCAGGACTTTTCCATGGCAGGGCCTACTGTATAACCGTCATCTATTAACGCTAATGCTCCTCCACATAAAACTTCTAACCACTCATTTATCATTGTAAAAACCTCCTTCAATAAGCTAAATTCCGCGCGCGGAGACTACTCGCCACGAGCCAGATTCATTTCATACCTAAAATTTGCCATCTCTCCTCTGGCATACTCGATCCTCAACCACTCTTCCACAGCTTCATACAGGGTAAGTTCTTCAGCTTCACCCTTGAAATATTCATACATTTCATAAAATTCACTATAAGGTACTGTCATAACGATTTCTCCTCCTTTAACAAAATATGTGACAGAATTTAAAAAGGCTGCCACAACGACAGCCAATACATTTAACCTTCAATTTTATTACTTCCAAATATGCTTTCTATTTCCCTATAACACTGCTATTATTTCATCCTCAGCCAGGGTATCTCCTTAACAGAAGGTCCATAGTTCAGGTAAATGCTGTTAGTACCTTTAGGGTCGAGTTTTTTATCAAGTTCTATCATCTTGAGGACAAGCTTCCTATTGGCATATATATTTCTTGGATTCAGTACTTCCAGGTTAGGAAAGTATGGAGCTATGTATTCGTTATATAAAACTCCCAATACAGTTCTCCCCTCATTTTCAGCTTTGTCGTATATTTTTTGCAATTCTGTATCTGTAAACCTTAGTCTGACCATATATTTCAACTCCTTTAGCTATTTTAAATGTTTAAACAATATGAGATAATAAAAAATTTCTATAAAAACAACTCATGATGTATAAGGTCCGTGACCTCCTTCTCAGTGGACCTTATAAATTCAAACCCAAGAAAATCATACAGCGGACATATTCCGTTGGTGTCAGTACGAGCAAGATGTTTTTTTCCATCGCCGTCCACAAGTAGATAATCTAAAGGAATTGAAGAACCATCTTCAAACCATAATAGACCAAACTTTTTTTCTGCTTTCATGTTACACCTCCTAAATAAACATAAATAAAAAAAGCTGCCCATAAAGAACAGCTAACAATTACTATTTCTATTGGTTTTGGCTTTGTAAAATCGATTCTAAGCCCATGACCTCTTCATTACCATCCATTATGTACTCGAAGGTTTTGTAGGCAGTCTCAAAGCACCTGGTGAGGTCTCTGTCGTCACGATACATAGCTAGGTACTTATATGTTCCTTCTATGTCCAAGTCAAAGTAAGAGCCGAAGATCAGACTCCCCAGTTCTGCTTCAGTTTCGCGATGATCCTTGGAGAGTTCTTTCCTGTTATCCTTAAAGTGATTGTGGTAGTGGGTAAACTCATGAACCAGAATCGCGGACATATCAGCTTTGTTATCACTGGACTTCACATAGATGTTCTTTCCATCTGTCATTCCTAGAGATGCTCCAAGTCGTGAACTATCACTGTCTTCCACAGGACATAACTGTTCCACAAACTGCTTGGTAGATGAGTATAGCTCATCAGAAGAATAAATGCAGT
Protein-coding regions in this window:
- a CDS encoding Rad52/Rad22 family DNA repair protein; the protein is MKNKSVEQIMAELRVPFKDSELEYRVGATNRDKTMGLALAYVEARAIQNRLDNVIGVNNWRMSYKEIDGGFICTLSLRIEGEWISKEDGAQITEFESIKGGISSAFKRVASSGWGLGRYLYDLKNNWFPIEKKGNGYYFKVKPIISGNERIVPEEKPEIKPVSVRTAVNPLKPSKNSYKPFRLTFGKYKGLALEELYVKDRGYFMWLVKNGKSTDVVKACREFVERFA
- a CDS encoding ArdC family protein, with protein sequence MKKVYSAKEKREYFARQIKDLKDGIEDKIKNFIEDSAELKQFIEFRRKHFYSYSINNTILIQKQVPGASCVAGFKQWKKLGYSVRKGERAIKILVPLIRKVEEKTGEDEKQILYGFKVGNVFDRSQVEAGENAVSFPQIDISVKEGNCIYSSDELYSSTKQFVEQLCPVEDSDSSRLGASLGMTDGKNIYVKSSDNKADMSAILVHEFTHYHNHFKDNRKELSKDHRETEAELGSLIFGSYFDLDIEGTYKYLAMYRDDRDLTRCFETAYKTFEYIMDGNEEVMGLESILQSQNQ